A genomic stretch from Nerophis ophidion isolate RoL-2023_Sa linkage group LG14, RoL_Noph_v1.0, whole genome shotgun sequence includes:
- the LOC133568807 gene encoding kelch-like protein 10 isoform X1, giving the protein MPKVLRNGNKFKMSYDGKIPYKSGSVYHGLRLVRGLSDAVIKVHNEEFHIHKIILCNCSPYFRALFLRWSTPDQRDYIIHGLTPHLMQLFIDFAYTDSVSVTEDNVKDLLIAADKFNMTAIVQTCCAFLTEQLCPENCIGIWQFTKNCYTPELQLKAYQFILYHFEEVANADELRQLSIQDLCEILDRDDLIVKKENTVFEAILHWIAQAPRERGRNLAVLLARVRLALTSEEYITINVLSNHLVQNSSKCLDMVAFATRVLRHMTTNSVFGYFNLVARPRLPSAILLAIGGWSGANPTHCVEAYDVHANSWISFIEDMEQPRAYCGAAFLNDCIYCLGGFDGTEHYNTVSRFDLTSHNWQEVAPMHYRRCYVSVTVLNGCIYALGGYDGRVRLKTAEYYRPETNQWTLISSMHELRSDASCTALNDKIYVCGGFNGNEPLQTAESYSPETNEWTMITPMSSRRSGIGVIGFADHIYAVGGYDGQTRLTTAEAYSPQTNNWFVLAPMDCPRSNFGIEVVEDRLFVTGGFDGISTTKLVEYYDLTTGIWSAASDMGISRSALTCCVMTGFYNMAQYAMLRNDLPLLFLEDDIMDIEEDI; this is encoded by the exons ATGCCAAAAGTGTTAAGAAATGGCAACAAATTCAAGATGAGTTATGATGGTAAAATTCCATACAAGTCTGGCTCTGTGTACCATGGACTGCGTCTAGTAAGAGGACTTAGCGATGCAGTCATCAAAGTTCACAATGAAGAGTTTCACATTCATAAGATCATCTTGTGCAACTGCAGCCCGTACTTTAG AGCCCTCTTCCTACGATGGTCCACCCCAGACCAGAGGGACTATATCATACACGGGCTTACCCCTCACCTGATGCAGCTCTTCATTGATTTTGCATACACCGACTCAGTGTCGGTCACAGAGGACAATGTAAAAGACTTGTTGATAGCGGCTGATAAATTCAACATGACGGCCATTGTTCAAACCTGCTGCGCGTTTCTAACAGAGCAGCTCTGCCCTGAGAACTGCATCGGCATCTGGCAGTTCACAAAGAACTGCTACACCCCGGAGCTGCAGCTCAAGGCCTACCAATTCATCCTATACCACTTTGAGGAAGTTGCAAACGCTGATGAGTTGCGGCAACTCTCCATTCAGGACTTGTGTGAAATCCTTGACAGAGACGACCTGATAGTGAAAAAGGAAAACACCGTTTTTGAGGCCATCCTCCACTGGATTGCACAAGCACCAAGGGAACGTGGCAGAAACCTGGCGGTACTCCTAGCCCGA GTGCGTCTGGCGCTGACGAGTGAGGAGTACATCACCATCAACGTGCTGTCCAATCACCTGGTGCAGAACAGCAGCAAATGCCTGGACATGGTGGCTTTCGCTACACGCGTGCTTCGTCACATGACAACAAACTCTGTTTTTGGATATTTCAACCTGGTGGCCCGTCCTCGCCTGCCTTCAGCCATCCTACTGGCGATCGGAGGCTGGAGCGGCGCCAATCCAACCCATTGCGTCGAGGCCTACGACGTGCACGCCAACAGTTGGATCAGTTTTATAGAAGACATGGAACAACCTCGCGCCTACTGCGGCGCCGCCTTCCTCAATGACTGCATCTATTGTCTGGGTGGCTTTGATGGCACGGAACATTACAACACCGTCAGCCGCTTCGACCTGACCTCACACAACTGGCAGGAAGTGGCGCCCATGCACTATCGCCGTTGCTACGTGAGCGTAACCGTGCTGAACGGGTGCATCTATGCATTAGGAGGCTATGATGGACGAGTACGACTAAAGACTGCAGAATACTACAGACCTGAAACCAACCAGTGGACTCTTATTTCCAGCATGCACGAACTCAGGAGCGACGCCAGCTGCACGGCCCTCAACGACAAG ATATATGTTTGTGGCGGTTTTAATGGGAACGAACCCTTGCAAACTGCAGAGTCTTACAGCCCAGAGACCAACGAGTGGACAATGATAACGCCAATGAGCAGCCGTCGCAGTGGCATTGGAGTTATTGGGTTTGCTGACCACATTTATGCA GTCGGAGGTTATGATGGTCAAACACGTCTGACTACCGCTGAGGCTTACAGCCCCCAGACTAACAACTGGTTTGTATTGGCCCCCATGGATTGTCCCCGGAGCAACTTTGGCATCGAAGTAGTTGAGGATCGTCTCTTTGTCACCGGAGGGTTCGATGGCATCTCTACAACAAAGCTTGTTGAGTACTACGACCTGACAACTGGTATTTGGTCCGCAGCCAGCGACATGGGGATCTCCCGTAGCGCCTTGACTTGCTGCGTGATGACTGGGTTTTACAACATGGCCCAATACGCTATGCTTCGGAATGATCTGCCATTGCTCTTTTTGGAAGATGATATCATGGATATAGAGGAGGACATCTAA
- the LOC133568807 gene encoding kelch-like protein 10 isoform X2: protein MQLFIDFAYTDSVSVTEDNVKDLLIAADKFNMTAIVQTCCAFLTEQLCPENCIGIWQFTKNCYTPELQLKAYQFILYHFEEVANADELRQLSIQDLCEILDRDDLIVKKENTVFEAILHWIAQAPRERGRNLAVLLARVRLALTSEEYITINVLSNHLVQNSSKCLDMVAFATRVLRHMTTNSVFGYFNLVARPRLPSAILLAIGGWSGANPTHCVEAYDVHANSWISFIEDMEQPRAYCGAAFLNDCIYCLGGFDGTEHYNTVSRFDLTSHNWQEVAPMHYRRCYVSVTVLNGCIYALGGYDGRVRLKTAEYYRPETNQWTLISSMHELRSDASCTALNDKIYVCGGFNGNEPLQTAESYSPETNEWTMITPMSSRRSGIGVIGFADHIYAVGGYDGQTRLTTAEAYSPQTNNWFVLAPMDCPRSNFGIEVVEDRLFVTGGFDGISTTKLVEYYDLTTGIWSAASDMGISRSALTCCVMTGFYNMAQYAMLRNDLPLLFLEDDIMDIEEDI, encoded by the exons ATGCAGCTCTTCATTGATTTTGCATACACCGACTCAGTGTCGGTCACAGAGGACAATGTAAAAGACTTGTTGATAGCGGCTGATAAATTCAACATGACGGCCATTGTTCAAACCTGCTGCGCGTTTCTAACAGAGCAGCTCTGCCCTGAGAACTGCATCGGCATCTGGCAGTTCACAAAGAACTGCTACACCCCGGAGCTGCAGCTCAAGGCCTACCAATTCATCCTATACCACTTTGAGGAAGTTGCAAACGCTGATGAGTTGCGGCAACTCTCCATTCAGGACTTGTGTGAAATCCTTGACAGAGACGACCTGATAGTGAAAAAGGAAAACACCGTTTTTGAGGCCATCCTCCACTGGATTGCACAAGCACCAAGGGAACGTGGCAGAAACCTGGCGGTACTCCTAGCCCGA GTGCGTCTGGCGCTGACGAGTGAGGAGTACATCACCATCAACGTGCTGTCCAATCACCTGGTGCAGAACAGCAGCAAATGCCTGGACATGGTGGCTTTCGCTACACGCGTGCTTCGTCACATGACAACAAACTCTGTTTTTGGATATTTCAACCTGGTGGCCCGTCCTCGCCTGCCTTCAGCCATCCTACTGGCGATCGGAGGCTGGAGCGGCGCCAATCCAACCCATTGCGTCGAGGCCTACGACGTGCACGCCAACAGTTGGATCAGTTTTATAGAAGACATGGAACAACCTCGCGCCTACTGCGGCGCCGCCTTCCTCAATGACTGCATCTATTGTCTGGGTGGCTTTGATGGCACGGAACATTACAACACCGTCAGCCGCTTCGACCTGACCTCACACAACTGGCAGGAAGTGGCGCCCATGCACTATCGCCGTTGCTACGTGAGCGTAACCGTGCTGAACGGGTGCATCTATGCATTAGGAGGCTATGATGGACGAGTACGACTAAAGACTGCAGAATACTACAGACCTGAAACCAACCAGTGGACTCTTATTTCCAGCATGCACGAACTCAGGAGCGACGCCAGCTGCACGGCCCTCAACGACAAG ATATATGTTTGTGGCGGTTTTAATGGGAACGAACCCTTGCAAACTGCAGAGTCTTACAGCCCAGAGACCAACGAGTGGACAATGATAACGCCAATGAGCAGCCGTCGCAGTGGCATTGGAGTTATTGGGTTTGCTGACCACATTTATGCA GTCGGAGGTTATGATGGTCAAACACGTCTGACTACCGCTGAGGCTTACAGCCCCCAGACTAACAACTGGTTTGTATTGGCCCCCATGGATTGTCCCCGGAGCAACTTTGGCATCGAAGTAGTTGAGGATCGTCTCTTTGTCACCGGAGGGTTCGATGGCATCTCTACAACAAAGCTTGTTGAGTACTACGACCTGACAACTGGTATTTGGTCCGCAGCCAGCGACATGGGGATCTCCCGTAGCGCCTTGACTTGCTGCGTGATGACTGGGTTTTACAACATGGCCCAATACGCTATGCTTCGGAATGATCTGCCATTGCTCTTTTTGGAAGATGATATCATGGATATAGAGGAGGACATCTAA